A window of Desulfobotulus pelophilus contains these coding sequences:
- the tatA gene encoding twin-arginine translocase TatA/TatE family subunit, protein MFGIGIPELIIILVIVLVVFGASKLPEIGSGLGKAIQNFKNASRSDSETKEKISTTQEKDPE, encoded by the coding sequence ATGTTCGGCATCGGCATACCGGAACTGATTATTATCCTTGTCATTGTGCTTGTGGTATTTGGTGCATCCAAACTTCCTGAAATCGGATCCGGCCTCGGAAAAGCCATTCAGAATTTCAAAAATGCTTCCAGAAGCGATTCGGAAACCAAAGAAAAAATCAGCACTACCCAGGAAAAAGACCCGGAATGA
- a CDS encoding Crp/Fnr family transcriptional regulator: MLTTDSLAHYPILEKLSTQEVEQVLPICQEVHFDEGQTIYREGDAAETFFLLKSGTVLLEQRIHKTMVVTVGTLKPGAAFGLTAILDQTGYSLDAVSADACELIMINGPALMDLFEKNSSIGYKMIRATVTIIQNRLSQRTQQFVRSIATHPDIYALKEEAVSS; the protein is encoded by the coding sequence ATGCTCACCACAGACTCTTTGGCCCACTATCCAATCCTGGAAAAACTGAGTACGCAGGAAGTCGAACAGGTTCTTCCCATATGTCAGGAAGTGCATTTTGACGAAGGGCAGACCATTTACCGGGAAGGTGATGCAGCCGAAACCTTCTTCCTGCTCAAATCCGGAACTGTTCTCCTGGAACAGCGTATCCATAAGACCATGGTTGTAACCGTCGGTACCCTTAAACCAGGTGCTGCCTTCGGCCTCACCGCCATTCTGGATCAGACCGGCTACAGTCTTGACGCCGTCAGTGCCGATGCCTGTGAGCTCATCATGATCAATGGGCCGGCACTGATGGATCTTTTTGAAAAAAACAGCTCCATCGGATACAAAATGATACGCGCAACGGTCACTATCATCCAGAACCGGCTAAGCCAGCGAACCCAGCAGTTCGTCCGCTCCATCGCCACACATCCGGACATATATGCTCTGAAAGAAGAAGCCGTTTCCTCCTGA
- a CDS encoding AAA family ATPase: MSKISGVQFTGAQRYVLDDELASIVNISMALEMPLLLKGEPGTGKTMLAHAIADSLGMPLIILNVKSSMKLIDALYQYDTLTRLNDSRFGDSTRNVSNIREYIRMGKIGQAFTADKRVVLLIDEIDKADTDFQDDMLDVLDQMQFDIMEVDETVQARHRPVIIITSNAKKDLSDPFLGRCNFHHIAFPDPKMMRRIIDVHFPTIDRKLAESAIDTFYKLRDLDGMEKRPATRELINWMRALDADPDFKSADLVKGQVPFLGVLFKKSPDYERVTRLVTRRRGI; the protein is encoded by the coding sequence ATGAGTAAGATTTCCGGTGTACAGTTTACCGGTGCCCAGCGATATGTGCTGGATGATGAATTGGCGAGTATTGTTAATATTTCCATGGCTCTGGAAATGCCGCTCCTGTTGAAGGGAGAGCCGGGTACAGGAAAGACCATGCTGGCCCATGCCATAGCCGACAGTCTGGGAATGCCCCTGATTATTCTGAATGTAAAGTCCAGTATGAAGCTGATTGATGCCCTGTATCAGTATGATACGCTGACTCGTTTGAACGATAGCCGTTTTGGGGATTCTACCCGTAATGTCAGCAATATTCGTGAGTATATCCGGATGGGCAAGATAGGGCAGGCCTTTACAGCGGATAAGAGGGTGGTTCTTTTAATTGATGAAATTGACAAGGCGGATACGGATTTTCAGGATGATATGCTGGATGTGCTGGACCAGATGCAGTTTGATATTATGGAAGTGGATGAGACCGTACAGGCAAGACACAGGCCGGTAATCATTATCACATCCAATGCCAAAAAAGATTTATCCGATCCCTTTCTCGGGCGCTGTAACTTTCACCATATTGCTTTCCCTGACCCGAAAATGATGCGTCGCATAATTGATGTGCATTTCCCAACCATAGATAGAAAACTGGCGGAAAGCGCCATAGATACTTTCTACAAGCTCAGAGACCTGGACGGTATGGAGAAAAGGCCTGCCACACGGGAGCTGATTAACTGGATGCGTGCACTGGATGCAGATCCTGATTTCAAGTCTGCGGACCTTGTTAAGGGTCAGGTACCTTTTTTAGGGGTTCTGTTTAAAAAAAGCCCTGATTATGAGCGGGTTACACGTCTTGTCACCCGCCGGAGGGGCATCTGA
- a CDS encoding vWA domain-containing protein: MFVAFFYLLKNVGIPVSPTAFLTLHRAMNLGLIRSLDDFYIASRTILVKSERHFDLFDQAFAHHFEGVELSVEEGFEMDAIARGLLDEWLKNPKEIARALGIDEKKLASLSPDELLEYFKERLKDQTERHDGGNRWIGTGGTSPVGHSGYHPEGMRVGGVSRNKSAVKVAGERRYKDYSASGPLTQSQVGEALKRLRNMVPAGPKDQINIDATLRQTLKNGGEIEILFDRSLRDRLKIMLFIDNGGWSMDPYVDVVQTLFDYARSQFKEVRTFFFHNTVYDTVWEDPSRYRKPVRLSDFARRDPETRLIFVGDASMAPYELMARNGAIHMQDRSGRPSMENLTFLAEMFSRSVWLNPVNPRMWGYTATINLISQVFPMYPLSLDGLEEAVTRLMQRQ; this comes from the coding sequence ATGTTTGTTGCATTTTTTTATCTTCTCAAGAATGTCGGTATCCCGGTGAGTCCCACGGCTTTTCTTACGCTGCACAGGGCCATGAATCTGGGACTGATCCGTTCTCTGGATGACTTTTACATTGCTTCCCGTACCATACTTGTGAAGAGTGAGCGTCATTTTGATCTTTTTGATCAAGCGTTTGCGCATCATTTCGAAGGGGTGGAGCTTTCTGTGGAAGAAGGTTTTGAGATGGATGCGATCGCCCGTGGTCTTCTGGATGAGTGGCTTAAAAATCCCAAAGAGATTGCCAGGGCACTGGGGATAGATGAGAAAAAACTGGCCAGTCTCTCTCCCGATGAGCTGCTGGAGTATTTTAAGGAAAGGCTGAAGGATCAGACGGAGCGGCATGACGGGGGAAACCGTTGGATTGGTACGGGCGGAACGTCGCCTGTCGGTCACTCGGGGTATCATCCCGAGGGAATGCGGGTAGGGGGTGTTTCCAGGAACAAATCTGCGGTGAAAGTGGCAGGGGAACGGCGGTATAAAGATTATTCGGCCAGTGGTCCTTTGACCCAGTCACAGGTGGGAGAAGCATTGAAGCGGTTGCGGAACATGGTTCCTGCCGGGCCGAAGGATCAAATTAATATTGATGCCACACTGAGGCAGACTCTCAAAAATGGAGGAGAAATAGAAATACTTTTTGACCGAAGTCTGCGGGATCGCCTGAAGATTATGCTGTTCATCGATAATGGCGGCTGGTCCATGGACCCTTACGTTGATGTGGTGCAGACCCTTTTCGACTATGCAAGATCGCAGTTCAAGGAAGTCCGGACCTTTTTCTTTCATAATACCGTTTACGATACCGTATGGGAGGACCCTTCCCGATACAGAAAGCCGGTTCGGCTCTCCGATTTTGCCAGAAGAGATCCGGAAACCCGACTGATTTTTGTTGGCGATGCCAGTATGGCTCCCTACGAGCTGATGGCCCGTAACGGGGCTATCCATATGCAGGACAGGAGCGGTCGGCCCAGCATGGAGAATCTTACCTTTCTGGCGGAAATGTTCTCCCGCAGTGTCTGGCTGAATCCTGTGAATCCACGGATGTGGGGATATACAGCCACCATCAACCTTATCAGTCAGGTTTTTCCCATGTACCCCCTTTCATTGGATGGTCTGGAGGAGGCAGTGACAAGGCTGATGCAGAGACAGTAG
- a CDS encoding TatD family hydrolase — translation MRFFDSHCHIEDERAFGQDRDHMLERARKANVLCMMIAGITLERSRQAIALCETHEGLFASTGIHPHDSESCNGSIISALSSLARHPKVRAWGECGLDFNRMHSPMDVQEKWLEAQIDAALALRLPIIFHERDSKGRLLSMLRHMAPSGLSGVVHCFSGNLEEMKAYLDLGLHIGITGILTHRQRGESLRSMVRMLPDDGILIETDAPYLTPSPERNRHKRNEPAFVPSVLSTLAEVRKAAESDLAEIIFQNTCELFRVQPEEIPV, via the coding sequence ATGCGTTTTTTCGACAGCCACTGCCACATTGAAGACGAAAGGGCCTTTGGCCAGGACAGGGATCACATGCTCGAAAGAGCCCGAAAAGCCAATGTTCTGTGCATGATGATCGCAGGAATCACCCTCGAGCGATCCAGACAGGCCATTGCCCTCTGTGAAACCCATGAAGGCCTGTTTGCCAGTACCGGCATCCACCCCCATGACAGTGAAAGTTGTAACGGCAGTATTATCAGCGCCCTAAGCTCCCTGGCCAGGCACCCAAAAGTCCGTGCCTGGGGGGAATGTGGGCTGGATTTCAACCGCATGCATTCTCCCATGGATGTGCAGGAAAAATGGCTGGAAGCCCAGATAGATGCCGCCCTTGCCCTCAGGCTTCCCATTATTTTCCACGAAAGGGATTCCAAAGGCAGACTCCTTTCCATGCTACGCCACATGGCACCTTCCGGTCTTTCAGGGGTTGTGCACTGTTTTTCCGGTAACCTTGAAGAAATGAAAGCCTATCTGGACCTCGGGCTTCACATCGGAATCACAGGAATCCTTACCCACAGACAGCGAGGCGAATCCCTTCGATCTATGGTACGTATGCTGCCTGATGACGGCATCCTCATTGAAACGGATGCCCCCTACCTTACCCCGTCACCGGAACGGAACCGCCACAAGCGCAATGAACCTGCCTTTGTTCCTTCCGTGCTCAGCACCCTTGCCGAAGTGCGGAAAGCTGCCGAATCGGATCTGGCAGAAATCATCTTTCAGAACACCTGCGAACTTTTCCGGGTGCAGCCAGAAGAAATTCCTGTCTGA
- the pilQ gene encoding type IV pilus secretin family protein, producing MAGILVAGLLAACTPSSGTQEIKDSERDVDVNRIERIYLEREGETTSLVVLAKEHLAYTAVKEQDPAGLRLYFPDTILTSDALPEKRSGGAVLSFSADTISETETRLVLVLREDLPYEVKPEGEAGIRILLAGLGEKEKKSSGWDIQGKNSSDGVLLSSESREKKAGQRPELVDVRAHVVETGVRLEILASDTLKDVHAFTVENPPRIVLDIAGLSSPFKGEQRLGVDSSWVRSVRHYGYADKVRVVLDTPEESLHAYEARSVPGGYEVFVASSRSAAGEKKREVQRGSAVIKDIGFTALPEGRSQIFIETDRPVIHEVISESQTRLRLSLDNTRLPEHHERPLVTTRFESALDQVVPKSGPGNKTTFVMDMREPVAYVLNPSGNRIELRFEASSIGPRPIEGSFEAKGSSGDTGRPIATGSFVVAASSEVMKEEKKVSPSPARDSRQSGSASSGKVFTGTPISIDFYETDIRNVFRILQHVSGQNFAIDSDVAGRVTMSLEHPVPWDQILDLVLRMNGLGMVEEGSIIRVAAMTTLRREEGLRQEVLRARQENERRESDLAPLMTEYILINYSNVSSEVIPHVQNILTERGRVSADARNNQLIITDTAEAIANAKTIISRIDKITPQVVIEARIVEASDEFARALGAEWQASTGGSDRNPYATVPSGTLGGQYGYNVSLNTPTGAGNIGLHFARIAGTQLALNARLNLSEQRGETKIVSSPRIVTLDNKTATINQGYEYPYTTRNSDGDVVTEFKNVDLKLEVTPHVTADNRVAMRVNIDKNDIYVMTDDGPALQTKKVETELLVNDGDTIVIGGVVQTRSSHSNNRIPFFHRIPLIGWLFESVNRTENKSELLIFLTPRIVQLENTREL from the coding sequence TTGGCAGGAATTCTGGTGGCTGGCTTACTGGCGGCCTGTACTCCCAGTTCAGGAACACAGGAAATAAAAGATAGTGAAAGGGACGTGGACGTCAACCGGATAGAGCGTATTTATCTGGAACGTGAGGGGGAGACCACCAGCCTTGTGGTACTGGCAAAGGAGCATCTTGCCTATACAGCCGTTAAGGAACAGGATCCCGCAGGTTTGCGCCTGTATTTTCCGGATACAATACTGACTTCGGACGCACTGCCTGAAAAAAGATCCGGAGGAGCTGTTCTGTCTTTTTCCGCAGACACGATTTCTGAAACGGAAACAAGGCTGGTCCTTGTTCTCCGGGAAGATCTTCCCTATGAGGTCAAACCTGAAGGGGAAGCGGGTATCCGTATTCTGCTGGCTGGTTTGGGGGAAAAAGAGAAAAAGAGTTCCGGTTGGGACATTCAAGGTAAAAACTCTTCGGATGGCGTACTTCTGTCATCAGAGAGCAGGGAAAAGAAGGCTGGACAACGGCCGGAGCTTGTAGATGTGAGGGCACATGTCGTGGAGACCGGTGTACGGCTGGAGATTCTTGCCAGCGATACTCTGAAGGATGTCCATGCCTTTACCGTTGAAAATCCCCCCAGGATAGTTCTCGATATAGCCGGACTGTCATCTCCGTTTAAAGGAGAACAGCGTCTGGGTGTTGATAGTTCATGGGTTCGTTCCGTGCGCCATTATGGGTATGCAGATAAAGTTCGTGTGGTGCTTGATACCCCCGAGGAAAGCCTGCATGCTTATGAAGCCCGCTCCGTACCGGGTGGCTATGAAGTGTTTGTGGCCAGTAGCCGATCCGCAGCTGGCGAAAAAAAACGGGAAGTTCAAAGAGGCTCTGCTGTTATAAAAGATATTGGCTTTACGGCTCTTCCTGAAGGTCGTTCTCAGATTTTTATTGAGACGGATCGTCCGGTTATCCATGAGGTGATTAGTGAAAGCCAGACACGTTTACGACTCTCCCTTGATAATACGAGGTTGCCGGAACACCATGAACGGCCTTTGGTTACGACTCGTTTTGAAAGTGCTCTGGATCAGGTGGTTCCCAAATCCGGTCCGGGTAATAAAACGACCTTTGTTATGGATATGAGGGAGCCCGTTGCGTATGTACTGAATCCTTCAGGAAATCGCATTGAGCTGCGCTTTGAGGCCAGCAGTATCGGACCAAGACCCATAGAAGGTTCTTTTGAAGCAAAAGGCAGCAGCGGCGATACCGGAAGGCCGATTGCAACAGGTTCTTTTGTGGTTGCAGCTTCCTCTGAGGTCATGAAAGAAGAGAAGAAAGTTTCTCCTTCTCCGGCAAGAGACAGCCGGCAGAGCGGCAGTGCTTCGTCTGGGAAGGTTTTTACGGGAACCCCTATTTCCATTGACTTTTATGAGACTGATATAAGAAATGTTTTCAGGATTTTGCAGCATGTAAGTGGTCAAAATTTTGCCATTGACAGTGACGTGGCAGGCAGAGTGACCATGAGTCTTGAGCACCCTGTTCCTTGGGACCAGATTCTCGATCTTGTTTTGCGTATGAATGGTCTGGGGATGGTGGAAGAAGGAAGTATTATACGGGTTGCTGCCATGACCACTCTGCGCAGGGAAGAGGGGCTCCGGCAGGAGGTTCTTCGGGCAAGGCAGGAAAATGAACGGAGAGAAAGTGATCTGGCTCCTTTGATGACGGAGTATATTCTGATCAATTACTCCAACGTAAGCTCGGAGGTGATTCCCCATGTGCAGAATATCCTGACAGAGCGGGGACGGGTCAGTGCGGATGCCCGCAATAACCAGCTGATTATTACGGATACGGCAGAGGCCATTGCCAATGCGAAAACCATTATCAGCCGCATCGATAAAATTACGCCTCAGGTTGTCATTGAAGCACGGATTGTGGAAGCCAGTGACGAATTTGCGCGGGCCTTGGGAGCGGAATGGCAGGCAAGTACGGGCGGGTCGGATCGTAACCCCTATGCCACGGTGCCATCCGGTACCCTCGGTGGGCAGTATGGATATAATGTTTCTTTAAATACGCCCACGGGTGCCGGTAATATCGGGCTGCATTTTGCCCGTATTGCCGGTACGCAGCTGGCTTTGAATGCCCGCCTGAATCTCAGTGAGCAGCGTGGTGAAACCAAGATCGTTTCTTCTCCGAGAATCGTAACTCTGGATAACAAGACGGCTACCATCAATCAGGGGTATGAATATCCATATACAACCCGCAACAGTGATGGAGATGTGGTTACAGAGTTTAAGAATGTTGATTTGAAGCTGGAGGTTACTCCCCACGTAACGGCGGATAACCGTGTGGCTATGCGAGTGAACATTGATAAAAACGATATCTATGTCATGACCGATGATGGCCCTGCCCTTCAGACGAAGAAGGTGGAAACGGAACTTCTTGTGAATGACGGGGATACCATTGTCATTGGTGGAGTTGTTCAGACAAGAAGTTCGCATTCTAATAACCGGATTCCATTTTTCCACAGAATTCCTCTCATTGGCTGGCTCTTTGAGTCGGTCAATCGTACTGAAAACAAATCTGAGTTGTTGATTTTTCTGACTCCGAGAATTGTGCAGCTGGAAAACACAAGAGAATTGTGA
- a CDS encoding acyl-CoA dehydrogenase, with the protein MPLIERRDQDFLLHEVFNVSEFSKNEKFADFNKKTCDMIITEARNLAIKEILPTNKMADKENGHPDAVKLENGQVKVPPSFHKPYKLFCEGQWLAMCDDPEFGGQGMPHLLAMAAGEYFTSANCSFMMYPGLTHGCGNILATFGTEKQKQLYVKNIFTGKWGGTMCLTEAVAGSDVGALETIAVPQGDGTYKIKGNKIFISGGDSDLVENMVHPVLARIEGAPAGTKGISLFLVPKYRVNDDGTMGEFNDVETVGIEEKMGIHGNATCTLAFGSKDNCIGELIGEPNKGMKYMFLMMNEARQGVAMQGLGFATASYCNAIQYAKERIQGPNLMKAVLEGDLTGVPIIQHPDVRRMLMSMKAYVEGCRFLVYFLNSCFDKATVTESEDEKNKWEGLIEILTPIAKSYCTDKAVEVASTGIQVYGGYGFIEEYPQAQHYRDAKITAIYEGTNGIQAMDLLGRKLGMRKGKPIMDLMGEVNATVAKAREAGLEKIADSLQAALNKLGEVAMTLGAAAMSEKALDAFASATPFLEVAGDLVMAWAWAERAAAAKKAVEGAKKKDKPFYEGQIATAKYFYEQLLPTAMGKMDSVKNLTGAIMEIPEEAFVG; encoded by the coding sequence ATGCCACTTATTGAACGCAGAGATCAAGATTTTTTGCTGCATGAAGTTTTTAATGTAAGCGAGTTCAGCAAAAACGAAAAATTTGCAGATTTTAACAAAAAAACCTGCGACATGATCATTACCGAGGCCAGAAACCTCGCCATTAAGGAAATTCTGCCCACCAACAAAATGGCAGATAAAGAAAACGGGCATCCCGATGCCGTAAAACTTGAAAACGGCCAGGTTAAAGTTCCACCCTCATTCCACAAACCCTACAAACTCTTCTGTGAAGGCCAGTGGCTGGCCATGTGCGATGATCCCGAATTCGGTGGTCAGGGCATGCCCCATCTTCTGGCCATGGCTGCTGGTGAATATTTCACTTCCGCCAACTGCTCCTTCATGATGTACCCCGGCCTGACCCATGGATGCGGCAATATCCTTGCCACCTTCGGCACGGAAAAACAGAAGCAGCTTTATGTAAAAAACATCTTTACCGGCAAATGGGGCGGCACCATGTGCCTCACCGAAGCTGTAGCCGGATCCGACGTCGGTGCCCTTGAAACCATTGCCGTTCCTCAGGGAGATGGAACCTACAAGATCAAAGGCAACAAGATATTCATCTCCGGTGGTGATTCTGACCTTGTAGAAAATATGGTTCACCCCGTTCTCGCACGCATAGAAGGTGCTCCTGCCGGTACCAAAGGTATCTCTCTCTTCCTCGTTCCCAAGTATAGAGTGAACGACGACGGCACCATGGGCGAATTCAACGATGTGGAAACCGTTGGTATCGAAGAAAAAATGGGTATCCATGGTAACGCCACCTGCACCCTGGCCTTCGGCTCCAAGGACAACTGCATCGGCGAGCTTATCGGTGAGCCCAACAAGGGCATGAAGTACATGTTCCTCATGATGAACGAAGCCCGTCAGGGTGTGGCCATGCAGGGCCTTGGCTTTGCCACTGCCTCCTACTGCAACGCCATCCAGTACGCCAAAGAGCGTATTCAGGGTCCCAACCTGATGAAAGCCGTCCTTGAAGGCGACCTTACGGGTGTCCCCATCATTCAGCATCCAGATGTCCGCCGTATGCTTATGTCCATGAAAGCCTATGTGGAAGGATGCCGCTTCCTTGTTTACTTCCTGAACAGCTGCTTTGACAAAGCAACGGTTACGGAAAGCGAAGATGAGAAAAACAAATGGGAAGGGCTGATTGAAATCCTGACCCCCATTGCCAAGTCCTACTGCACTGACAAAGCCGTTGAAGTGGCCTCCACTGGTATTCAGGTATACGGCGGCTACGGCTTCATAGAAGAATATCCCCAGGCCCAGCACTACAGAGATGCCAAAATCACCGCCATCTATGAAGGCACAAACGGCATCCAGGCCATGGACCTTCTTGGCCGTAAACTCGGCATGCGCAAAGGTAAGCCCATCATGGACCTCATGGGTGAAGTCAATGCAACCGTTGCCAAAGCCCGTGAAGCCGGTCTGGAAAAAATCGCAGACAGCCTTCAGGCCGCACTGAACAAGCTGGGCGAAGTTGCCATGACCCTTGGCGCTGCCGCCATGAGTGAAAAAGCTCTGGACGCCTTTGCTTCTGCCACGCCCTTCCTTGAAGTGGCCGGTGATCTTGTCATGGCATGGGCATGGGCCGAACGTGCAGCCGCAGCGAAGAAAGCCGTTGAAGGTGCCAAGAAAAAAGACAAGCCCTTCTACGAAGGTCAGATCGCAACTGCCAAGTACTTCTATGAGCAGCTGCTGCCCACCGCCATGGGCAAAATGGACTCTGTGAAAAATCTCACCGGAGCCATCATGGAAATACCTGAAGAAGCATTTGTAGGTTAA
- the gltA gene encoding NADPH-dependent glutamate synthase — translation MQEKKSKIQDRHPMPEQPANVRRHNFLEVPLGYGEETAMAEATRCIQCKNPQCVQGCPVAVPIPQFIKAIAEGRFSEGIRTIWEKNALPAVCGRVCPQESQCEGQCILGKKGSPVAIGNLERFLADWERKKGDGSLPEKMAATGKRVAVVGSGPAGLTVAGDLVLKGHDVTLFEAFHKPGGVLVYGIPEFRLPKAIVESEVKTLEKLGVNLVCNTVVGRAVDVKELFEEGFDAVFVGVGAGLPSFMNIPGENLIGVYSANEYLTRANLMKAYDPAYDTPMVVGRNVAVVGGGNVAMDAARTALRMGAESVKIIYRRSREEMPARLEESHHAEEEGVEFMLLTNPLRFDGDERGRLTSVTCKRMELGEPDASGRRRPVPLDGSDFTMDCDLAIIAVGSGANPLLTSSEPEIALNRWGNIEADPENGKTSMRGVWAGGDIVTGAATVILAMGAGRKAATSMHDFLARGW, via the coding sequence ATGCAGGAAAAAAAAAGCAAAATCCAGGACCGGCACCCCATGCCGGAGCAGCCGGCGAATGTGAGGCGGCATAATTTTCTGGAAGTTCCCTTAGGTTATGGTGAAGAAACGGCCATGGCGGAAGCCACCCGTTGCATCCAGTGTAAAAATCCTCAATGTGTTCAGGGCTGCCCCGTTGCCGTACCCATTCCTCAGTTTATCAAAGCCATTGCAGAGGGTCGTTTTTCGGAAGGTATCCGGACAATCTGGGAAAAGAATGCACTGCCGGCTGTCTGCGGCAGGGTTTGCCCACAGGAAAGTCAGTGTGAGGGTCAGTGTATCCTGGGAAAAAAGGGCAGCCCCGTTGCCATTGGGAATCTGGAACGTTTTTTGGCAGACTGGGAACGGAAGAAGGGGGATGGATCCCTTCCGGAAAAAATGGCTGCCACAGGAAAGCGCGTGGCGGTTGTTGGAAGCGGTCCTGCTGGTCTTACGGTGGCAGGGGACCTTGTGCTGAAAGGGCATGATGTTACGCTTTTTGAGGCCTTTCACAAACCAGGTGGCGTTCTGGTTTACGGTATTCCTGAATTCCGTCTGCCGAAAGCCATTGTGGAATCGGAAGTGAAAACCCTTGAAAAGCTGGGAGTCAACCTTGTCTGTAATACGGTGGTCGGCAGGGCCGTGGATGTGAAGGAGCTTTTTGAAGAGGGCTTTGATGCTGTTTTTGTGGGTGTGGGAGCGGGGCTTCCCAGCTTTATGAATATTCCGGGAGAAAATCTCATTGGTGTCTATTCAGCCAATGAGTATCTGACCCGTGCCAATCTCATGAAGGCCTATGATCCGGCCTATGACACCCCCATGGTTGTGGGACGGAATGTGGCGGTTGTGGGAGGCGGTAATGTGGCCATGGATGCAGCACGAACGGCTTTACGCATGGGTGCTGAATCCGTAAAAATTATTTATCGCAGATCCAGAGAGGAAATGCCCGCACGCCTGGAAGAATCCCATCATGCGGAGGAAGAGGGAGTGGAGTTTATGCTGCTCACCAATCCTCTTCGTTTTGACGGGGATGAAAGGGGAAGGCTGACAAGTGTAACCTGCAAGCGAATGGAGCTGGGAGAGCCTGATGCCTCCGGTAGAAGGCGGCCTGTACCCCTAGATGGTTCCGATTTCACCATGGACTGCGATCTGGCTATTATTGCCGTTGGCTCCGGAGCCAATCCTCTGCTCACCAGCTCGGAACCAGAGATCGCTTTGAACCGCTGGGGCAATATTGAAGCGGATCCGGAAAATGGAAAAACCTCCATGCGCGGAGTTTGGGCGGGTGGTGATATTGTCACCGGTGCGGCAACGGTGATTCTTGCCATGGGAGCGGGCAGGAAAGCTGCCACCAGCATGCATGACTTTTTGGCGCGGGGCTGGTGA
- a CDS encoding sulfide/dihydroorotate dehydrogenase-like FAD/NAD-binding protein: MFKIVKREELVPSSVILHEIHAPRVAQKTRPGQFVIVKATETGERIPLTMADTDPVAGTVTIIFMVVGKSTALFASLQEGEGYADLIGPLGRATDIEKVGHVVCIGGGTGIAVLHPIARAMKEAGNRLTVILGARSADFMILKDRMSALADTFISVSDDGSTGKKGFVTDALQETLALGKPELVVAIGPVPMMKAVSEMTRPDGIHTLVSLNPIMIDGTGMCGGCRVSVGDKVKFACVDGPEFDGHAVDFDGLSQRLSAYKEEEQAAMEIHRCRMEAQAANSDQQS, from the coding sequence ATGTTTAAGATAGTAAAACGGGAAGAACTTGTGCCGTCTTCGGTAATTCTTCATGAAATTCATGCTCCGAGAGTTGCACAGAAGACCAGGCCCGGACAGTTTGTGATTGTTAAGGCCACAGAGACAGGGGAGCGGATTCCTCTGACCATGGCAGACACCGATCCTGTTGCTGGAACCGTAACGATTATTTTTATGGTCGTTGGTAAATCCACAGCTCTTTTTGCTTCTCTTCAGGAAGGGGAAGGCTATGCGGATCTAATCGGGCCCCTGGGACGGGCCACGGATATAGAAAAGGTTGGCCATGTGGTCTGTATTGGCGGAGGAACGGGTATTGCTGTGCTGCATCCTATTGCCCGCGCCATGAAAGAGGCCGGCAACCGGCTGACGGTCATTCTGGGGGCCAGAAGTGCGGATTTTATGATTTTAAAAGACAGAATGTCGGCTCTGGCCGATACGTTTATTTCTGTGAGCGATGATGGATCCACAGGGAAAAAAGGTTTTGTCACGGACGCATTACAGGAAACGCTGGCCCTTGGTAAGCCCGAACTTGTTGTGGCCATAGGACCGGTGCCCATGATGAAGGCTGTAAGTGAAATGACGCGGCCGGATGGTATCCATACCCTGGTAAGTCTTAATCCTATCATGATTGATGGTACGGGTATGTGCGGCGGCTGCAGGGTGAGCGTGGGGGACAAGGTGAAGTTTGCCTGCGTGGATGGCCCTGAGTTTGATGGTCATGCCGTGGATTTTGATGGGCTTTCTCAGCGTCTCAGCGCCTATAAGGAAGAAGAGCAGGCTGCCATGGAAATTCACAGATGCCGTATGGAGGCGCAGGCGGCAAACTCTGATCAGCAGTCCTGA
- a CDS encoding methylated-DNA--[protein]-cysteine S-methyltransferase — MSYAQAFRGIFFVTALGPVAVFCDTGEKGLKKLLFVNENERAFFSFSPEVSLLKEAKEQLLAYFSGKCMSFDLPLLPEGTLFQQRVWKELRVIPHGETRSYKDIAMALGQPGASRAVGNANGRNPLPLLIPCHRVIAADGGLGGYSSGLFRKRFLLSLETGKTEDGLIHR; from the coding sequence ATGAGCTATGCACAGGCTTTCAGGGGGATTTTTTTTGTTACAGCCCTGGGGCCTGTTGCTGTTTTTTGTGATACCGGAGAGAAGGGGCTGAAAAAACTTCTTTTTGTGAATGAGAATGAAAGGGCTTTTTTTTCGTTTTCACCGGAAGTGTCTCTGCTGAAGGAGGCAAAGGAACAGCTTTTGGCTTATTTTTCAGGGAAATGCATGTCCTTTGATCTTCCGCTTTTACCGGAAGGAACGCTTTTTCAGCAACGGGTGTGGAAAGAGCTTCGGGTTATTCCCCATGGAGAAACAAGGTCTTACAAAGATATAGCTATGGCTCTGGGGCAGCCGGGGGCCTCTCGGGCAGTGGGCAATGCCAATGGCCGAAATCCTCTGCCCCTTTTGATTCCCTGCCACAGGGTTATTGCCGCCGATGGCGGCCTGGGAGGATACAGCAGTGGTCTTTTCCGTAAAAGATTTCTTCTGAGTTTGGAAACCGGAAAGACGGAAGATGGCTTGATTCACCGATGA